Proteins encoded within one genomic window of Brassica rapa cultivar Chiifu-401-42 chromosome A09, CAAS_Brap_v3.01, whole genome shotgun sequence:
- the LOC103837519 gene encoding calmodulin-binding transcription activator 2 translates to MADRGSFGFAPQLDIQQLLSEAQHRWLRPAEICEILRNYQKFHIASEPPNRPPSGSLFLFDRKVLRYFRKDGHNWRKKKDGKTVKEAHEKLKVGSIDVLHCYYAHGEDNENFQRRCYWMLEQELMHIVFVHYLEVKGNRISSSGIKENNSNSLSGSTSVNIDSTANTSSTLSPLCEDADSGNRDGWIHGNRVKESDSQRLVGVPALDASFENPLARYQNPPYNPLLTQTNPTNTGLMSVEGHLRNPLQNQVNWQIPVQDSLPLQKWPMDSHGTDLALHENFGTFSSLIGSQNQQQPIGGGSFQAPFTSVEAAYIPKFGPEDLLYEASANQTLPLRKSLLKKEDSLKKVDSFSRWVSNELAEMEDLQMQSSSGGIGWTSVETAAAASSLSPSLSKDQRFTMIDFWPKWTQTDTEVEVMVIGTFLLSPQEVTSYSWACMFGEVEVPAEILVDGVLCCHAPPHEVGQVPFYITCSDRFSCSEVREFDFLPGSARKLNTVDIYGAYTNEASLHLRFENLLARMSSAQEHNVFEDVGEKRRKISRIMLLKDEKESFLTSTVEKDLTEVEAKERLIREEFEDKLYLWLIHKVTEEGKGPNILDEEGQGVLHLAAALGYDWAIKPILAAGVSINFRDANGWSALHWAAYSGREDTVALLVSLGADSGALTDPSPELPLGKTASDLAYGNGHRGISGFLAESSLTSYLEKLTVDGKEDASTDSSRAKAVQTVAERTATPMSYGDVPETLSMKDSLTAVLNATQAADRLHQVFRMQSFQRKQLSEIGDKNEFGLSDELAVSFAAGKTKKAGGHSSGAAVHAAAVQIQKKYRGWKKRKEFLLIRQRIVKIQAHVRGHQVRKQYRAIIWSVGLLEKIILRWRRKGSGLRGFKRDAVTKAPEPVCAAPAQEDDYDFLKEGRKQTEERLQKALTRVKSMAQYPEARAQYRRLLTVVEGIRENEASSSSAMNNNNNNNNNSNTEEAANYNEEDDLIDIDSLLDDDTFMSLAFE, encoded by the exons atggcGGATCGTGGATCTTTCGGATTTGCCCCTCAATTAG ATATTCAACAGTTGCTGTCTGAAGCACAACACAGGTGGCTGAGACCTGCTGAGATTTGCGAGATTCTTCGAAACTACCAGAAGTTTCATATTGCGTCAGAGCCTCCCAACCGACCACCCA GTGGATCACTCTTTCTGTTTGATAGGAAGGTGCTCAGATATTTTAGGAAAGATGGGCACAActggaggaagaagaaagatggTAAAACGGTGAAAGAGGCTCACGAAAAGCTCAAG GTAGGAAGCATTGATGTATTACATTGTTACTATGCACATGGGGAAGACAATGAGAATTTCCAGAGGCGTTGCTACTGGATGCTTGAACA GGAACTGATGCATATTGTTTTTGTTCACTACTTGGAGGTTAAG GGTAATCGGATAAGTTCCAGTGGAATTAAAGAAAACAATTCAAATTCTCTGAGTGGCTCCACTTCTGTGAACATTGATTCAACAGCAAACACATCCAGCACATTGTCACCACTATGTGAAGATGCTGattctg GAAACCGAGATGGTTGGATTCATGGGAATAGAGTCAAAGAAAGTGACTCACAAAGATTAGTGGGTGTCCCAGCATTAGATGCTTCCTTTGAGAATCCGTTGGCAAGATACCAGAACCCACCTTATAATCCTCTGTTGACTCAGACAAATCCTACTAATACTGGATTAATGTCCGTGGAAGGGCATCTCAGAAACCCTCTTCAAAACCAAGTAAATTGGCAG ATTCCAGTTCAGGACAGCTTGCCACTACAAAAATGGCCCATGGACTCCCATGGTACTGACCTGGCCTTACATGAAAACTTTGGGACGTTTTCGAGTCTTATCGGCAGTCAGAACCAGCAGCAGCCTATTGGGGGTGGTAGTTTTCAAGCTCCGTTTACAAGTGTTGAAGCAGCATACATACCTAAATTTGGCCCTGAGGATCTGCTTTACGAAGCAAGTGCTAACCAAACGCTACCTCTAAGGAAATCACtgttgaagaaagaggatagtCTGAAGAAAGTTGACAGTTTCTCTCGGTGGGTTAGTAACGAACTCGCCGAGATGGAGGACTTGCAGATGCAGTCTTCTTCCGGAGGTATTGGGTGGACCTCTGTTGAAACTGCAGCAGCTGCGTCTTCCTTAAGCCCTTCCTTGTCTAAGGATCAGCGCTTCACTATGATAGACTTTTGGCCCAAATGGACTCAGACAGACACAGAAGTTGAG GTCATGGTTATTGGGACGTTTCTGTTGAGTCCTCAGGAAGTAACTAGCTACAGCTGGGCATGCATGTTTGGAGAAGTGGAGGTTCCTGCTGAGATTCTAGTGGACGGTGTTCTTTGCTGTCATGCTCCTCCTCATGAAGTTGGTCAAGTCCCGTTCTACATCACATGTTCCGACAGATTCTCTTGCAGCGAAGTACGAGAGTTTGATTTCCTTCCTGGCTCTGCGAGAAAGCTAAACACTGTAGACATATACGGTGCCTATACAAATGAAGCATCGCTTCATCTTCGGTTTGAAAATCTCCTGGCTCGCATGTCTAGTGCTCAGGAACACAATGTATTTGAAGATGTTGGGGAGAAACGAAGAAAGATCAGTAGAATCATGTTGcttaaagatgaaaaggagtCCTTCCTCACGTCGACAGTTGAGAAAGATTTAACAGAGGTGGAAGCGAAAGAGCGACTTATTAGGGAAGAGTTTGAAGATAAATTATATCTATGGCTCATCCACAAGGTGACTGAAGAGGGGAAGGGTCCAAATATACTAGATGAAGAAGGACAAGGTGTTCTGCATCTTGCTGCAGCGTTAGGGTATGATTGGGCTATAAAGCCAATTTTAGCAGCAGGTGTTAGCATCAACTTCAGAGATGCAAATGGGTGGTCTGCTCTTCATTGGGCTGCATACAGTGGCAG GGAGGATACTGTCGCTCTACTTGTCTCTCTAGGTGCTGACTCTGGAGCATTGACAGACCCATCTCCGGAGCTTCCTCTGGGCAAAACAGCATCTGACTTGGCTTACGGAAACGGACACAGGGGAATCTCAGGGTTCCTTGCAGAGTCTTCACTCACCAGCTACCTCGAGAAGCTAACTGTGGACGGCAAGGAAGACGCCTCCACTGACTCCTCTAGAGCAAAAGCTGTTCAAACAGTAGCCGAGCGAACAGCTACTCCCATGAGTTATGGCGATGTGCCTGAAACACTGTCGATGAAGGATTCTCTCACTGCTGTCTTGAATGCGACGCAAGCGGCTGATCGTCTTCATCAAGTGTTTAGGATGCAGTCGTTCCAGCGGAAACAGCTGTCTGAGATTGGGGACAAGAACGAGTTTGGTTTGTCCGATGAGTTGGCTGTTTCTTTTGCAGCTGGGAAGACTAAGAAGGCTGGAGGACACAGTAGCGGCGCTGCTGTTCATGCCGCTGCTGTTCAGATTCAGAAAAAGTACCGTGGttggaagaagagaaaggagTTCCTTCTGATCCGACAAAGAATCGTCAAGATTCAG GCTCATGTGAGAGGACATCAAGTGAGGAAACAATACAGAGCCATTATATGGTCTGTAGGATTACTCGAGAAGATCATCTTGCGGTGGAGACGCAAAGGTAGCGGCCTACGCGGTTTCAAACGCGATGCAGTCACCAAGGCACCTGAGCCTGTATGTGCTGCTCCGGCACAAGAAGATGACTATGACTTTCTCAAGGAAGGAAGGAAACAAACCGAGGAAAGACTTCAAAAGGCTCTCACCAGAGTCAAGTCTATGGCTCAGTATCCAGAAGCACGTGCTCAGTACCGTAGGCTATTGACTGTTGTTGAAGGCATCCGCGAGAACGAG GCTTCTTCTAGCTCAGCtatgaacaacaacaacaacaacaacaacaatagcaATACAGAGGAAGCTGCGAATTACAACGAGGAAGATGATTTAATCGACATTGATTCTCTTTTGGATGATGATACTTTCATGTCTCTTGCATTTGAATGA